TGAGGTTTTTATTTACGATGAAAATGAAATAGAGAAAATTTCAACTGAAATTAGTGACACTATAGCAAAGTACCACTTTACCTTTAATAACGAAAAATCAAGATATATCCAGTTTCCTTATTATGCGGTAAAGAATTTGGAGAAAATATACAACAGATACTTGCAGTCAAATGTTGACTCACCAGAAATTATAGAGCTTTTCAATACATATTTTAGTTTGGAGAAAGAAGGAACGAAGGGTGCAGTTAGGTACTTAATAAAATCAATTGATCAAAGGATAAAAATAAAAGACAAACAACTTTATACCTCTTTTCTATTGAATGTTTTGGTTAACGACAATAGATCGTTAATAAAAGTATGTGAGCTAATTGTTAGGGAGAAAGAAAACTTGTGTTTTAAGGATGATCATATTGAGATTATAAAAAATTTGTTAAATCAATATATTGTCACAAAAAAAGAGTTGGAAGTAATTTGGTTATTATATCTATTGAAAAATTTGGGAGTTAATGCCTTAGACGAAGATACAATGATGAAAGTTATACATAGTAATAATGAATTAGCGTTAGTTATGATTATCGATGAATATAAACTCAACATAAATGATGAAATTAAAAAAGTATTAATCCAATCGGCAAAATCTTGGATACTACTATATCAGTTATTTCTAAGAGAGTATATAACAAAAGAAGAGTTCAAAGTAAAGTCGGGGATTAAAAAGAATATTGCGTTTTACTCTAGGTTAAAACACAAGCAGTTCACTCATTATAAAAGTATCAATATGGCTAATAAATAATATATTCAAATAATATTATGCCACACCCTCTAACAATGTGTATGCACTAGGGTACGGATGCAATTTTGATGCAAGAAGCTAAGCTAAGATGCCAAGCACGTAGCGACTGCCGCAACCGCATTTCTTCGCTGGGTGCAAAAGCACCGCAAAGAAGTATTTACTGTGGGTACAGCTCAGAAACGCCGCATACACGGAACGATAGGCGACAGACTCTGCGATTACCGCGCCTCCTGCGCGGATTAACAGAGCAATGATAGAATCGTATAAATTTAAGTATATGTTAAGATAACTTACTGCGCGAGGAGTTGTTAGCATTGATGAGCGAAAAAGAGAGTTGGGTTATAGCAATATTACTAGCGGTTGCCACCTT
The nucleotide sequence above comes from Desulfuribacillus stibiiarsenatis. Encoded proteins:
- a CDS encoding RNA-directed DNA polymerase encodes the protein MAYNLDDITKEFMFKGLFSEYLPSNYNLDSKNINIFEDVEISQSSDFIDPYKYSMSRFIDNEKRRVIYLPELTAYLSVVKYMKENNIIKELVDFSISGNSSFSKLVQANGKLSKHEISYFGDYIEDVEMDDELFVSTYIPNVVEKINRAKGAKGILYLDISNHYASIYTHILPSILLGYDEAITQFKIFLSNNQDERVTSDYKKYKDLDEKVRALNAGRTNGLLTGTLISQFIAEALLTRIDKEIEKRNINFVRYADDYEVFIYDENEIEKISTEISDTIAKYHFTFNNEKSRYIQFPYYAVKNLEKIYNRYLQSNVDSPEIIELFNTYFSLEKEGTKGAVRYLIKSIDQRIKIKDKQLYTSFLLNVLVNDNRSLIKVCELIVREKENLCFKDDHIEIIKNLLNQYIVTKKELEVIWLLYLLKNLGVNALDEDTMMKVIHSNNELALVMIIDEYKLNINDEIKKVLIQSAKSWILLYQLFLREYITKEEFKVKSGIKKNIAFYSRLKHKQFTHYKSINMANK